From one Solea solea chromosome 15, fSolSol10.1, whole genome shotgun sequence genomic stretch:
- the LOC131473526 gene encoding uncharacterized protein LOC131473526 isoform X1, with protein MNLLKRAQLVKQLSQLDALLTSQSPLHDDIQTTAPLTCATSSDGEKSWNCPVDYSKRTFSRQRQATSCVESSLDESDVTDYSDRDYVPDTESSSELDEDTPLQFPVGKNRLLALRYPTLSLSKQDIDSGSTENKGTAVSPKKMNLISRRKRKTSSLSPLKSNSNTPEKNRIQQICGSIIVLPTSNSETRRVYNKRNYCLFCLNPTSKISRHLEAVHGDEAEVARAFQHPKNSKERRKKLDILRRRGNFAHNANVVREGAGELQACYRPRECRRASEFIHCFHCQGLYAKKTLWKHMKICPANKETSEESSSGKRRIRSKCALKTAVVREISEGLKNVISSMVYDEVTRLIQNDKILLQFGQHLFDLNGSRKNRHDYIRQRLRELGRLLLVAKKKTPIRKAEELIYPANFNHVISAVKALAGYNAENNTFCTPSLALKIGNSLGIICELIESDNLSTVDRDQRL; from the exons ATGAATTTGTTAAAGCGTGCACAACTGGTTAAACAATTGTCACAACTGGATGCACTT cTTACTTCGCAATCCCCATTGCATGATGATATTCAG aCAACAGCTCCTCTTACGTGTGCTACATCGTCAGATGGTGAAAAATCTTGGAATTGTCCAGTGGATTACTcaaaaaggacattttcaaGACAAAGACAG GCCACTTCATGTGTGGAATCATCCCTTGATGAATCCGATGTGACGGACTATAGTGATCGTGACTATGTCCCAGACACAGAAAGTTCCTCTGAGCTTGATGAAGACACACCACTCCAGTTTCCAGTTGGGAAAAACCGACTGCTGGCTCTGCGATATCCTACTTTATCTCTATCAAAACAAGATATTGATTCAGGAAGCACAGAAAATAAAGGCACTGCAGTCAGCCCTAAGAAGATGAACTTGATCTCTCGGAGGAAGAGAAAGACCTCATCCCTCAGTCCACTAAAGAGCAACTCAAACACTCCTGAGAAAAACAGAATCCAACAAATTTGTGGCTCAATTATAGTATTGCCTACCTCAAATTCTGAAACTCGTCGAGTGTACAACAAGAGGAATTACTGTCTCTTTTGCCTCAATCCGACATCAAAAATTTCACGACACCTAGAAGCTGTACATGGGGATGAAGCAGAGGTTGCCCGAGCATTTCAGCATCCAAAGAATTCAAAAGAGAGACGCAAAAAGTTGGACATTCTCAGAAGACGTGGAAACTTTGCCCACAATGCCAATGTTGTGAGGGAGGGAGCTGGAGAGCTCCAGGCCTGCTACCGACCACGAGAGTGTAGACGTGCCTCCgaatttattcattgttttcattgtcaagGACTTTATGCCAAGAAAACATTGTGGAAGCACATGAAAATCTGCCCAGCGAACAAAGAAACTAGTGAAGAATCCAGCAGTGGGAAGAGGCGAATTCGATCCAAATGTGCCCTTAAAACTGCCGTTGTGCGTGAGATTAGTGAGGGCTTAAAGAATGTGATTTCCTCCATGGTCTATGATGAGGTCACTCGGCtgattcaaaatgacaaaattctCTTGCAGTTTGGACAACACCTGTTTGATCTAAATGGGTCAAGAAAGAACAGACATGACTATATAAGGCAAAGACTTAGAGAACTTGGGCGACTATTACTTGTGGCTAAGAAGAAAACGCCCATCCGGAAGGCAGAGGAACTCATCTATCCTGCAAACTTCAATCATGTGATATCTGCAGTGAAAGCGTTGGCTGGGTACAATGCAGAGAACAACACATTCTGCACACCTTCCTTAGCCCTCAAAATTGGTAACAGTCTGGGTATAATCTGTGAGCTTATAGAGAGTGATAATTTGTCCACAGTTGACAGAGACCAACGcctttga
- the LOC131473526 gene encoding uncharacterized protein LOC131473526 isoform X2, which yields MNLLKRAQLVKQLSQLDALTTAPLTCATSSDGEKSWNCPVDYSKRTFSRQRQATSCVESSLDESDVTDYSDRDYVPDTESSSELDEDTPLQFPVGKNRLLALRYPTLSLSKQDIDSGSTENKGTAVSPKKMNLISRRKRKTSSLSPLKSNSNTPEKNRIQQICGSIIVLPTSNSETRRVYNKRNYCLFCLNPTSKISRHLEAVHGDEAEVARAFQHPKNSKERRKKLDILRRRGNFAHNANVVREGAGELQACYRPRECRRASEFIHCFHCQGLYAKKTLWKHMKICPANKETSEESSSGKRRIRSKCALKTAVVREISEGLKNVISSMVYDEVTRLIQNDKILLQFGQHLFDLNGSRKNRHDYIRQRLRELGRLLLVAKKKTPIRKAEELIYPANFNHVISAVKALAGYNAENNTFCTPSLALKIGNSLGIICELIESDNLSTVDRDQRL from the exons ATGAATTTGTTAAAGCGTGCACAACTGGTTAAACAATTGTCACAACTGGATGCACTT aCAACAGCTCCTCTTACGTGTGCTACATCGTCAGATGGTGAAAAATCTTGGAATTGTCCAGTGGATTACTcaaaaaggacattttcaaGACAAAGACAG GCCACTTCATGTGTGGAATCATCCCTTGATGAATCCGATGTGACGGACTATAGTGATCGTGACTATGTCCCAGACACAGAAAGTTCCTCTGAGCTTGATGAAGACACACCACTCCAGTTTCCAGTTGGGAAAAACCGACTGCTGGCTCTGCGATATCCTACTTTATCTCTATCAAAACAAGATATTGATTCAGGAAGCACAGAAAATAAAGGCACTGCAGTCAGCCCTAAGAAGATGAACTTGATCTCTCGGAGGAAGAGAAAGACCTCATCCCTCAGTCCACTAAAGAGCAACTCAAACACTCCTGAGAAAAACAGAATCCAACAAATTTGTGGCTCAATTATAGTATTGCCTACCTCAAATTCTGAAACTCGTCGAGTGTACAACAAGAGGAATTACTGTCTCTTTTGCCTCAATCCGACATCAAAAATTTCACGACACCTAGAAGCTGTACATGGGGATGAAGCAGAGGTTGCCCGAGCATTTCAGCATCCAAAGAATTCAAAAGAGAGACGCAAAAAGTTGGACATTCTCAGAAGACGTGGAAACTTTGCCCACAATGCCAATGTTGTGAGGGAGGGAGCTGGAGAGCTCCAGGCCTGCTACCGACCACGAGAGTGTAGACGTGCCTCCgaatttattcattgttttcattgtcaagGACTTTATGCCAAGAAAACATTGTGGAAGCACATGAAAATCTGCCCAGCGAACAAAGAAACTAGTGAAGAATCCAGCAGTGGGAAGAGGCGAATTCGATCCAAATGTGCCCTTAAAACTGCCGTTGTGCGTGAGATTAGTGAGGGCTTAAAGAATGTGATTTCCTCCATGGTCTATGATGAGGTCACTCGGCtgattcaaaatgacaaaattctCTTGCAGTTTGGACAACACCTGTTTGATCTAAATGGGTCAAGAAAGAACAGACATGACTATATAAGGCAAAGACTTAGAGAACTTGGGCGACTATTACTTGTGGCTAAGAAGAAAACGCCCATCCGGAAGGCAGAGGAACTCATCTATCCTGCAAACTTCAATCATGTGATATCTGCAGTGAAAGCGTTGGCTGGGTACAATGCAGAGAACAACACATTCTGCACACCTTCCTTAGCCCTCAAAATTGGTAACAGTCTGGGTATAATCTGTGAGCTTATAGAGAGTGATAATTTGTCCACAGTTGACAGAGACCAACGcctttga
- the LOC131473526 gene encoding uncharacterized protein LOC131473526 isoform X3 — protein sequence MNLLKRAQLVKQLSQLDALLTSQSPLHDDIQTTAPLTCATSSDGEKSWNCPVDYSKRTFSRQRQATSCVESSLDESDVTDYSDRDYVPDTESSSELDEDTPLQFPVGKNRLLALRYPTLSLSKQDIDSGSTENKGTAVSPKKMNLISRRKRKTSSLSPLKSNSNTPEKNRIQQICGSIIVLPTSNSETRRVYNKRNYCLFCLNPTSKISRHLEAVHGDEAEVARAFQHPKNSKERRKKLDILRRRGNFAHNANVVREGAGELQACYRPRECRRASEFIHCFHCQGLYAKKTLWKHMKICPANKETSEESSSGKRRIRSKCALKTAVFGQHLFDLNGSRKNRHDYIRQRLRELGRLLLVAKKKTPIRKAEELIYPANFNHVISAVKALAGYNAENNTFCTPSLALKIGNSLGIICELIESDNLSTVDRDQRL from the exons ATGAATTTGTTAAAGCGTGCACAACTGGTTAAACAATTGTCACAACTGGATGCACTT cTTACTTCGCAATCCCCATTGCATGATGATATTCAG aCAACAGCTCCTCTTACGTGTGCTACATCGTCAGATGGTGAAAAATCTTGGAATTGTCCAGTGGATTACTcaaaaaggacattttcaaGACAAAGACAG GCCACTTCATGTGTGGAATCATCCCTTGATGAATCCGATGTGACGGACTATAGTGATCGTGACTATGTCCCAGACACAGAAAGTTCCTCTGAGCTTGATGAAGACACACCACTCCAGTTTCCAGTTGGGAAAAACCGACTGCTGGCTCTGCGATATCCTACTTTATCTCTATCAAAACAAGATATTGATTCAGGAAGCACAGAAAATAAAGGCACTGCAGTCAGCCCTAAGAAGATGAACTTGATCTCTCGGAGGAAGAGAAAGACCTCATCCCTCAGTCCACTAAAGAGCAACTCAAACACTCCTGAGAAAAACAGAATCCAACAAATTTGTGGCTCAATTATAGTATTGCCTACCTCAAATTCTGAAACTCGTCGAGTGTACAACAAGAGGAATTACTGTCTCTTTTGCCTCAATCCGACATCAAAAATTTCACGACACCTAGAAGCTGTACATGGGGATGAAGCAGAGGTTGCCCGAGCATTTCAGCATCCAAAGAATTCAAAAGAGAGACGCAAAAAGTTGGACATTCTCAGAAGACGTGGAAACTTTGCCCACAATGCCAATGTTGTGAGGGAGGGAGCTGGAGAGCTCCAGGCCTGCTACCGACCACGAGAGTGTAGACGTGCCTCCgaatttattcattgttttcattgtcaagGACTTTATGCCAAGAAAACATTGTGGAAGCACATGAAAATCTGCCCAGCGAACAAAGAAACTAGTGAAGAATCCAGCAGTGGGAAGAGGCGAATTCGATCCAAATGTGCCCTTAAAACTGCCGTT TTTGGACAACACCTGTTTGATCTAAATGGGTCAAGAAAGAACAGACATGACTATATAAGGCAAAGACTTAGAGAACTTGGGCGACTATTACTTGTGGCTAAGAAGAAAACGCCCATCCGGAAGGCAGAGGAACTCATCTATCCTGCAAACTTCAATCATGTGATATCTGCAGTGAAAGCGTTGGCTGGGTACAATGCAGAGAACAACACATTCTGCACACCTTCCTTAGCCCTCAAAATTGGTAACAGTCTGGGTATAATCTGTGAGCTTATAGAGAGTGATAATTTGTCCACAGTTGACAGAGACCAACGcctttga